In a genomic window of Ptiloglossa arizonensis isolate GNS036 chromosome 12, iyPtiAriz1_principal, whole genome shotgun sequence:
- the Elys gene encoding AT hook containing transcription factor 1 homolog isoform X1: MKELEEVTCEVRSILDIQHSILNHLNNAEGDDGGLLNSSQVYNGFDNTCGGFLNDGTYAWLSYGCHIVVLNAKTGESTSSWTFRGKITCVCQFPAQSGEIPLLLVGLDNEATRIKDSMGLLCIFDCTTSRVLRAIRMPAGVEQVCIVSGGAEWEEFNDKRPDNILMHMDGIACVVLRNLNHLMIDLQRSAWEVPDLSVVMDEISPAEIEFLTTKDSFNRNRSNKNKHIACNLLNQRIEKHIGFNREEFESTVFLDEKLTNTIISSTKIGCLISGCLGRVIIWQNDGSVGWTSLPIDETMIVTHLALLEPTDDPRPFYYLWVVYQDDSFKVPPLLKMFALLFERKFCDRGTNLYFNLEAEPSLKFEFELDTKDRVVSLSTIERGMNSDQTEAEFKRGEDSLLLVSTTNRALLFDLNQWYKEQMPQTIGECKNPNSILASYNIQLRPSNVASHEIISCTYVPRTLQEFPNNSLSSSEELFYPNSLSLEWIELSLSKLTFWLCCGVQAELLREMALAGPLVLTQPSEMFHKCLSIGLVPFNSDVSFSSDHNVQRDMLLSLCLEQRWATFLIRCAKEWSDGSAAYMYPNFLKWGIQRASSIKIIADHLCIPLFDQSGNNIGESEVKTLRFCYQQLECLSNVVAKLPFETSNLVKQRRALKHISMYFQVLLWFYDVGLLPESQDLEEGSLPLSLALKIPYPYEKLFSLYKEKRESIKGDKQNGENEEVLFIDELITRECPALSLQWEKEAGDISTNGYYPPPSLQSLLRSYLTDCNQTETNEIECKHQITIYLLMDLAMLLQGSYPGVEQLIKYPSSFKMSPSLIKLTQAFWLLDHDDYHGFLNMMTGPLVCDSNVKNWHHKLVLRTLVRNSQHKLALMYLRIRKPPLLSIHDQSTLINLSVEHGLVQSAFHRKPQSHYAQLLMCFFQACKNYDKLRDILHLALDSKEEEMFIKFLEESKSENIRLLYYLQRCRYMEANTGNLIDRYNTVASKNIHTDMLNAYNSTLPNVVKRFSINMDKANLDINLEPRYPRPMTHKSSQRTTSIYETVIKKARETFLRGEKSIIPFITAPCTTLKLNDDRVNINCVMSPKIVQTNRKRTLDEVQDEEDSGMRTPDRIKRRKLLDDGEAALNVAFSTPLVKRKISSNRGTPNETPHSILKIRQLIRSSTSPTVSTLQGEVTDSSVSERERKINRQIRFNIGQSKKNNSYNEVNGEDSIVTFNASEGSEELFFSPTMDEKSLMESAVLSDSSYTCINIYTARPRPSLRGNCSRTSTESLQDSLVKCSRTRSSMNYHLSDSPNALEKCTSIRSSAILSPSSSYEINSSLTKSNKINQEHSLNISKQHDADYNCFDDLISSTNSQRLEKPRHSVKETMNLDDDKDDTKSKLSRVDEQNMSSVMFKSNHFQFNDSEKRSSSKVRENVQNKYKNGDVSKDKTLETRYEPKKDIGYTKHDEKNIDLNEFESFSNALGNNSVHSENRERRSWSIHDESQNKSVKDICEHADLKNNQHFDITDDESSNSGDEMVLALNETDETLKRVSQMLPVHADNLYNASNITDDESDSSVDINELNKKNIASTDSKENIHKEFRFLTKEKENAQEYKINKESICLDNNNSSIREEVEGPIHDSVIHIDFKDTVNTLSLDDKSSFVNENVMPRITRSRRASSITKEISTPLQISSSSKVATKTTRSRRASSLMKEVLIASITTADESVKRTGSSGSEDSSGTASPRQTRGRRASSVAKDVSLRDTETEDEDVKIPVRRSTRRAASVQKELSKPPKPLIKSRTLSSSSLVIEHEAEKVETKISKTKNWTTGGKKSNLTSSRSIKDSKTNEEKVEEVSVVKPLRRRGSSIPKETEDSMRSRRCSNVAKEIIPKSQEFSLETTKAIYSVVPTVSSPAANTRSRRSSIQSIPEELEEILSVPSKERISTISNRKQAAQNARRRRASSVELPQAEVQRKTRNTCGIGILEEIIVEEEVVEMEEQAHTRASSIKQIPGRRKHTSSDTVDQEVSESTPKSRRSRKPNAKQDVSDEFSFSQPEKADDPPLDQKAIGEVPNYVFSPPHTRSKSITSDH; the protein is encoded by the exons ATGAAGGAGTTAGAGGAGGTGACCTGTGAG GTTCGCAGCATTTTAGACATTCAGCACTCCATATTGAATCATTTAAATAATGCAGAAGGAGATGATGGTGGATTATTGAATAGTTCACAAGTATACAATGGTTTTGATAATACTTGCGGAGGATTTTTGAATGATGGTACATATGCTTGGTTGAGTTACGGTTGTCACATAGTAGTTCTTAATGCCAAGACTGGTGAAAGTACTAGTTCTTGGACCTTTAGAGGAAAGATCACTTGTGTGTGTCAGTTCCCTGCACAATCTGGGGAAATACCACTACTTCTTGTTGGTTTGGATAATGAAGCTACCAGAATTAAAGATTCCATGGGTTTATTGTGCATCTTTGATTGTACTACCTCTCGTGTTTTGAGAGCTATAAGA ATGCCAGCTGGTGTAGAACAGGTTTGTATAGTGTCTGGTGGTGCAGAATGGGAGGAATTTAATGATAAGAGACCAGACAATATTCTCATGCATATGGATGGCATTGCTTGTGTAGTACTACGCAATCTTAATCACCTAATGATTGATCTTCAAAGATCTGCTTGGGAAGTACCCGATTTGTCTGTTGTAATGGATGAAATTTCTCCAGccgaaatagaatttttaacaaCAAAAGATTCTTTCAATAGAAATcgatcaaataaaaataaacatatagcTTGCAATTTGTTAAATCAAC GTATAGAAAAACATATTGGATTTAACAGAGAAGAATTTGAATCAACTGTTTTTCTGgatgaaaaattaacaaacacTATTATTAGTTCAACAAAGATAGGTTGCTTAATATCTGGATGCTTAGGCAGAGTAATAATATGGCAAAATGATGGTTCTGTAGGATGGACTAGTTTACCCATAGATGAAACAATGATAGTAACACATTTAGCATTGTTGGAACCAACTGATGACCCTCGACCTTTCTATTACTTATGGGTTGTTTATCAAGATGACTCATTCAAGGTGCCACCACTgctaaaaatgtttgccttattGTTTGAACGAAAATTCTGCGACAGAGGAACGAATCTGTACTTCAATTTGGAAGCCGAACCTAGTCTTAAATTTGAATTCGAATTAGATACAAAAGACAGAGTTGTTAGTTTATCCACCATCGAAAGAGGAATGAATTCGGATCAAACGGAAGCAGAATTTAAACGAGGCGAGGACAGTTTGTTGCTTGTATCAACTACTAATCGAGCATTGTTGTTCGATTTGAATCAGTGGTATAAAGAGCAAATGCCACAAACCATTGGTGAATGCAAAAATCCAAACAGTATATTGGCTAGCTATAATATACAACTACGGCCATCCAATGTGGCGAGCCATGAAATAATCAGTTGTACTTATGTTCCTCGTACCTTGCAAGAATTTCCAAATAACAGTTTAAGTTCGTCAGAAGAATTATTCTATCCAAACTCATTGTCGCTCGAATGGATAGAACTAAGCTTATCAAAACTAACATTTTGGTTGTGTTGCGGTGTCCAAGCTGAATTACTTCGTGAAATGGCACTCGCTGGGCCACTTGTGTTAACTCAGCCTTCTGAAATGTTTCACAAATGTCTCTCTATCGGTTTAGTACCTTTTAACTCAGACGTGTCTTTCTCGAGCGATCATAATGTTCAAAGAGATATGCTGTTGTCACTTTGCTTAGAGCAACGTTGGGCAACTTTCTTAATAAGGTGCGCAAAAGAATGGTCAGATGGAAGTGCAGCATACATGTatccaaattttttaaaatgggGTATACAACGCGCGTCTTCGATAAAGATTATTGCAGATCATTTATGCATTCCACTATTCGATCAATCGGGCAATAACATTGGAGAATCCGAAGTAAAGACTCTTCGATTTTGTTACCAACAACTAGAATGTTTGTCAAACGTGGTAGCAAAGTTGCCTTTTGAAACGAGCAACCTAGTAAAACAACGGAGAGCACTTAAACACATATCCATGTACTTTCAGGTACTTCTCTGGTTCTATGATGTAGGGTTGTTGCCTGAATCGCAGGATTTAGAAGAGGGCTCTCTTCCGCTCTCTCTCGCACTGAAGATTCCGTATCCATATGAAAAACTGTTTTCTTTATATAAGGAAAAGCGAGAGTCGATCAAAGGCGATAAACAGAATGGTGAAAACGAGGAAGTTCTCTTTATAGATGAACTAATTACACGGGAATGTCCTGCTTTGAGTTTACAGTGGGAAAAAGAAGCTGGAGATATATCTACAAATGGTTATTATCCCCCTCCATCATTACAGTCATTGTTGAGAAGTTACTTAACTGATTGTAATCAAACAGAGACTAATGAAATTGAATGTAAACATCAAATCACCATATATCTTTTGATGGATTTAGCCATGTTACTGCAAGGATCTTATCCTGGTGTAGAGCAGTTGATCAAATATCCCTCATCATTTAAAATGAGCCCTAGCCTCATAAAACTTACTCAAGCATTTTGGCTTCTTGATCACGATGATTATCATGGATTCTTGAATATGATGACTGGACCACTAGTATGTGATTCTAATGTTAAAAATTGGCATCACAAACTGGTGTTAAGAACGTTAGTAAGGAACAGTCAGCATAAACTGGCATTGATGTATCTACGCATAAGGAAGCCTCCTTTGTTGTCCATTCATGATCAGAGCACATTAATTAATCTGTCTGTAGAACACGGCTTGGTTCAATCAGCTTTTCATCGTAAGCCACAGTCTCACTATGCTCAGCTGTTGATGTGTTTCTTTCAGGCATGTAAAAATTATGACAAACTGCGCGATATTTTACATTTGGCTTTGGACTCCAAGGAAGAAGAAATGTTCATTAAGTTTTTGGAAGAATCTAAGTCCGAAAATATACGATTGCTCTATTATTTGCAACGCTGTCGTTATATGGAAGCCAACACTGGGAATTTGATTGATAGATACAACACTGTAGCCtccaaaaatatacacacagaTATGTTAAATGCTTACAACTCAACTTTACCTAATGTGGTGAAACGGTTTTCTATTAACATGGATAAAGCAAATTTAGACATAAACTTGGAACCGAGATACCCTAGACCAATGACACATAAAAGTTCTCAGCGTACTACAAGTATCTATGAGACCGTCATCAAGAAGGCAAGGGAGACCTTTCTTAGAGGAGAGAAATCCATAATCCCTTTCATTACTGCTCCATGTACGACGTTGAAATTAAACGATGATCGTGTTAACATAAACTGCGTAATGTCTCCAAAAATCGTACAAACAAATCGAAAACGCACTTTGGATGAAGTGCAGGATGAAGAAGACAGTGGAATGAGAACGCCAGACAGAATAAAGCGCAGAAAACTACTTGATGATGGCGAAGCAGCTTTAAATGTGGCATTCAGTACACCTTTAGTAAAGCGCAAAATATCTAGCAACAGAGGTACCCCCAATGAAACTCCTCACTCTATTTTAAAAATCAGACAACTTATAAGAAGTTCAACGTCTCCCACTGTTAGTACCTTGCAGGGAGAAGTCACAGATAGTTCAGTCTCTgaaagagaaaggaaaatcAATAGACAAATACGATTTAACATTGGTCAGTCAAAGAAAAACAATTCTTACAATGAAGTCAATGGAGAAGATAGTATAGTTACGTTTAACGCGTCTGAGGGTAGTGAAGAACTATTCTTCAGTCCTACAATGGATGAAAAGTCTCTTATGGAGAGTGCTGTCTTATCAGATAGTAGTTAtacttgtataaatatatacactgCTCGCCCTAGACCTAGTCTCAGAGGAAATTGTTCACGGACATCTACAGAATCACTACAGGATTCACTGGTCAAGTGTTCCAGAACAAGAAGTTCTATGAATTATCATTTGAGTGATTCACCTAATGCATTAGAAAAatgtacttcaatccgttcttcGGCAATACTTTCTCCTAGTAGTAGTTACGAAATTAATTCTTCTTTGACAAAATCAAACAAGATTAATCAAGAGCACTCATTAAACATCTCCAAGCAACATGATGCTGATTATAATTGTTTTGATGATCTGATTTCTTCTACAAACAGTCAGAGACTTGAAAAACCTCGCCATAGTGTTAAAGAAACAATGAATCTGGACGATGATAAAGATGATACTAAATCGAAATTGTCACGTGTAGATGAACAAAACATGTCTTCGGTTATGTTCAAATCAAATCATTTTCAATTCAATGATAGCGAAAAAAGAAGTAGCAGTAAAGTAAGAGAGAATGTACAAAATAAGTATAAGAATGGAGATGTTTCAAAGGATAAAACTTTGGAAACTAGATATGAACCGAAGAAAGACATTGGTTACACAAAacacgatgaaaaaaatattgatcTCAATGAATTTGAGAGCTTTTCCAATGCATTAGGAAATAACTCTGTTCATTCGGAAAACAGAGAACGTCGTTCCTGGTCGATTCACGACGAATCGCAAAATAAATCTGTTAAGGATATTTGTGAACATGcagatttgaaaaataatcaacATTTTGACATCACTGACGATGAGTCTTCAAACAGCGGCGATGAAATGGTTTTGGCTCTCAACGAAACGGATGAGACATTGAAGCGAGTGTCGCAAATGTTACCAGTACATGCAGATAATTTGTACAATGCCTCAAACATTACTGATGATGAATCTGATTCCAGTGTAGATATAAATGAACTCAACAAGAAAAATATTGCATCCACAGATtcaaaggaaaatatacacaaagAATTTAGGTTCTTaacaaaggaaaaagaaaatgcacaagaatataaaataaacaaagagTCAATATGTCTTGATAACAATAATTCTAGTAttagagaagaagtagaaggaccGATTCATGATTCTGTTATACATATAGATTTTAAAGATACTGTTAATACTTTAAGCTTAGACGATAAGTCTTCATTTGTTAACGAAAATGTTATGCCAAGAATAACTAGGTCGCGTAGAGCTTCTTCGATAACAAAAGAAATAAGTACACCACTTCAGATAAGTTCATCATCTAAGGTTGCTACGAAAACTACGCGATCAAGACGAGCAAGTTCATTGATGAAAGAGGTACTGATTGCGTCTATCACAACTGCAGACGAAAGTGTCAAACGAACCGGTTCATCTGGATCCGAAGATTCGTCTGGTACCGCTTCGCCAAGACAAACTAGAGGTAGAAGAGCGTCATCTGTGGCGAAAGATGTCTCTCTTAGAGATACAGAAACCGAAGATGAAGACGTTAAGATACCGGTAAGGCGGAGCACGAGACGTGCTGCCTCTGTACAGAAAGAACTATCAAAACCACCAAAACCCTTAATAAAAAGTAGGACTTTGTCGTCCTCTAGTTTAGTAATTGAACACGAGGCTGAGAAGGTGGAAACTAAAATCTCAAAAACAAAGAATTGGACTACAGGTGGGAAAAAGTCAAATTTAACGTCATCAAGATCAATAAAGGACTCTAAGACAAATGAAGAAAAGGTAGAAGAAGTAAGTGTTGTGAAACCGTTAAGAAGGCGTGGCAGTTCTATACCTAAAGAAACAGAAGATTCTATGAGAAGTCGAAGATGCAGCAATGTAGCAAAGGAAATTATTCCAAAGTCTCAAGAATTTTCATTAGAAACCACAAAAGCAATATATTCGGTGGTACCAACAGTGAGCAGTCCAGCAGCAAATACACGTAGTCGTAGATCATCAATACAGTCAATTCCAGAGGAACTGGAGGAAATTCTAAGTGTGCCATCAAAAGAAAGAATTTCTACTATAAGTAACAGGAAACAAGCTGCACAAAATGCTCGACGAAGAAGGGCTTCAAGTGTTGAACTTCCACAAGCAGAAGTACAGAGAAAAACCAGAAATACATGTGGTATAGGTATCCTCGAAGAAATAATAGTAGAAGAGGAAGTAGTAGAAATGGAAGAACAAGCACACACAAGGGCTTCTAGCATCAAACAAATTCCTGGAAGAAGAAAACATACTTCGTCAGATACTGTTGATCAAGAAGTAAGTGAAAGCACACCGAAATCAAGAAGAAGTCGAAAACCGAATGCAAAACAAGATGTTAGTgatgaattttcattttcgcaACCAGAAAAAGCAGACGATCCACCATTGGATCAAAAAG ctATTGGAGAAGTGCCGAATTATGTGTTTTCACCTCCTCATACCAGGTCAAAGAGTATCACTTCTGATCACT GA